Within Sorangiineae bacterium MSr11367, the genomic segment AGCAACGCGTCAATGTCATCCACAAGCAAGATGACTACGTTGAATTCTACGTGAATGGATCGCGCAAAGCGCGCTTCTCCGAGGCGGAGGAAGTCACCAATTATTGGAAGTACGGCGTCTACGGCACCCTGCGCACCGGGGCGGTGACCGTCACATGGCGCGCCGTGCAGACGTTCACGCGGTGAACCTCATGCGATACGCGTCCGTCGCGGGGTGGCTCGCGCTGCTGGCAGCGGCCGCGTGCTCCAGGCCACCGGAGCCACTGCAGGAGAAGCACGAAACGCAAGAGAAGCAGGAGAAGCCGCGTGACGCGTTTGCCGCGCCCGAGGCGCTTTCACCGTCGCCCTCGGGCGGGAACATGCTTCTTCGATGGGAGAACCATGCCAGCGCGCCGGGCGGCTACTTCGTCGAGTTTCGCACGGATGCGAACGACACGTTCACCATGATCGATGCCGTCTGGGCCGACGCGCACACCTTCGTGCACGAGGACGTCGCGCGGGACACACCTTTCTCGTACCGCGTTCGTCCCTTTTTCGGGGCCGCTTCCCCGACCGTGGACGTCGCCACGGGGGCGGCCGTCGATGCGGGTCCGCCCGAGGAAGAGGGCCCGCTCACGGAGCCTTCACGAAACGACGCTGCGGGCGTGTCGATCCGCGATGCCAACGCGATGGCGGAGGCGGCGCCGGCCGAACTTTCCGCTGTGCTCGGGTCGCCGACCACCGCCGTCCTGCGGTGGAAGGACCGCGCCCGCGACGAAGATGGCTATTTGCTCGAAATGGCGCCGGCCGATTCGTCGGCATTCCAGATTTGCGCCTTGCTGCCGCCGAATGCGACGTCCTTTCGCAAGGTGAAGTTACCGCCCAATACGAAAATGCGGTTCCGGGCGCGCGCTTATTTCCTGGGATTGCCCTCCAACGTGGCCACGGCATCGCTCCGGTGACGGGTTTCTCGTGCGCGTCACGAGAATGGCACGGTGTGTTCACGGTGTGCTAAGGCGGCTGCTGGCACCCGTATGGGCCTCCCGATGCATTTTCCCCGGCTCTTGCGTGAACCCGTCGTTCAGTTCCTCCTCGCCGGGGCCGTGCTGTTCGGCGCCGATCGGGTGCGACGGCGCGAAGAGCCTCCGAAGAAGCCCAGCGCGGAGTGCGCGCCCGAGACCACCGTTACGGGTGCAGGGGGCGGACGCATCGTGGTCACCGACGAACTGAGGCAAACGCTTTCGGAGGAGCACCAGCGCGTTCACGGACGCCCGCCCACGCCGGCCGAAATGGACACGCTCGTCGCGGGCTGGGTGAACGAAGAGGTGCTCTATCGGGAGGGTCTCGCGCGCGGCCTCGAGAAGGACGATCCGCGCATCCGCCAGCGCGTCGTGGAGAAGATGTCCTTCGTCCTGGACCAGCGCCTCGAACCGCCCGCACCGAGCGACGCGGAGCTCGCTGCGTGGTTCGACGCGCACCCGAACAAGTGGGCCACCTCGGAGCTGGTGGACTTCACGCACGTCTTCGTCCAGGGCAACGACGACGCTGTCCGGGCACGCGCGCGTGGGCTGCTCGGCCAGCTCGAAACGGGTACGGATCCCGCGGGCATGGGCGACACATTTTCCGGAGGCCGGCGCTACCGTCGGCGCAGCCTCGCGGACTTGGGCGAGAGCTTCGGGCCAGATTTTTCCGCGGGCCTCGCCGAACAAAAAGAGGGCACCTGGTCGCTTCGGCAATCGCGCTTCGGCGTTCACCTGGTTCGGGTGGATCGCCGCACGCCGGCCGAACGCCCCGCGCTGGCGCAGGTGCGCGAAGACGTGCTCCTCGACTACCGCGAGGCCAAGCGCGCCGCCGCACGCGAGGGCGCCATCGCCGAGATGCGCAAGCGGTGGACGCCATGATGAAGTGGCTGCTCCTCCTCGCCGCGTTGCTGGTGGTCTCGCCGGCCCGTGCGCACGACTTCAACCCTGGAGTGCTCACCTTGGTCGAGGTGCGCGAGGGCCGCTTCGACGTCGCGTGGACCGAACCCGTCGACAGCTTGGGCAGCGGCCACATTCGCATTGGCTACCCGCCGCAGTGCAACCGCGAGGGCGATCACCTCGCCTGCGGGCGCGAGGGTCTGCGCGGCGATCTCACCTTCGAGGGCCTGCACACGCGGCGCACGAAGATCGTCGTCAGCGTGCGCTACCTCGATGGCGAGGCCTTCGACGCCGTGGTCACCTCGGACGAGCCGCGCGTCCGCCTCGACAA encodes:
- a CDS encoding fibronectin type III domain-containing protein, encoding MRYASVAGWLALLAAAACSRPPEPLQEKHETQEKQEKPRDAFAAPEALSPSPSGGNMLLRWENHASAPGGYFVEFRTDANDTFTMIDAVWADAHTFVHEDVARDTPFSYRVRPFFGAASPTVDVATGAAVDAGPPEEEGPLTEPSRNDAAGVSIRDANAMAEAAPAELSAVLGSPTTAVLRWKDRARDEDGYLLEMAPADSSAFQICALLPPNATSFRKVKLPPNTKMRFRARAYFLGLPSNVATASLR
- a CDS encoding peptidyl-prolyl cis-trans isomerase, whose amino-acid sequence is MHFPRLLREPVVQFLLAGAVLFGADRVRRREEPPKKPSAECAPETTVTGAGGGRIVVTDELRQTLSEEHQRVHGRPPTPAEMDTLVAGWVNEEVLYREGLARGLEKDDPRIRQRVVEKMSFVLDQRLEPPAPSDAELAAWFDAHPNKWATSELVDFTHVFVQGNDDAVRARARGLLGQLETGTDPAGMGDTFSGGRRYRRRSLADLGESFGPDFSAGLAEQKEGTWSLRQSRFGVHLVRVDRRTPAERPALAQVREDVLLDYREAKRAAAREGAIAEMRKRWTP